A section of the Agrobacterium tumefaciens genome encodes:
- a CDS encoding tripartite tricarboxylate transporter TctB family protein yields MSQGFNPSHDQKRRPDRAALVIAVALVIVAGVIFWDSARLASVTGYSPVGPATVPYAIAFCLVGLAIWTAIEAWRGDFPERDKQEIAPVIWVVAGLAAQMLLLNLAGFSIATGLLFAFTARAFGKRKLWFSIPVGIVLSFVIWVVFAQLLQLSLPAGPLERLFF; encoded by the coding sequence ATGAGCCAGGGTTTCAACCCCTCGCACGATCAGAAGCGTCGCCCCGACCGGGCGGCGCTGGTGATCGCTGTCGCCCTCGTCATCGTCGCCGGCGTGATCTTCTGGGATAGCGCCCGCCTGGCCAGTGTCACCGGTTACTCCCCGGTCGGCCCGGCCACCGTGCCTTACGCGATTGCCTTCTGTCTTGTCGGCCTGGCGATCTGGACGGCCATCGAGGCCTGGCGCGGGGATTTTCCCGAACGCGACAAACAGGAAATCGCCCCGGTCATCTGGGTCGTCGCGGGCCTTGCCGCGCAGATGCTGCTTTTGAACCTGGCCGGGTTCTCCATCGCCACCGGTTTGCTGTTTGCTTTCACGGCGCGCGCTTTCGGCAAACGCAAGCTCTGGTTTTCGATCCCGGTCGGCATCGTGCTGAGCTTCGTCATCTGGGTGGTATTTGCCCAGCTGCTGCAATTGTCTCTGCCCGCTGGCCCATTGGAACGGCTGTTCTTCTGA
- a CDS encoding Bug family tripartite tricarboxylate transporter substrate binding protein, with amino-acid sequence MIALPAAAADYTIIAPANPGGGWDQTARSLQTVLQEEGISKSVQVQNVPGAGGTIGLAQFASQQKGNPNALIVGGYVMVGAILTNNAPVTLKEVTPIARLTGEYEAVVVPASSPIKTMAELVEQLKKDPGSVSWGGGSAGGTDHIAVGLIAKAAGVDPTKINYIAYSGGGEALASILGSQVTAGVSGYGEFEGQVKAGTLRLLAVTSENRLEGVDAPTLKESGLDVVVQNWRMVAAPPGISADQEKAVNADIEKLVKSAKWQETLKTKGWMDTYLAGDAFKEQLAKDTAATETILKDIGLVKK; translated from the coding sequence ATGATCGCTCTTCCGGCAGCTGCCGCGGACTACACGATCATTGCGCCTGCCAACCCCGGCGGTGGCTGGGACCAGACCGCGCGTTCGCTGCAAACGGTCCTGCAGGAAGAAGGCATTTCCAAGAGTGTCCAGGTGCAGAACGTACCGGGCGCCGGCGGCACCATCGGTCTTGCGCAGTTTGCCAGCCAGCAGAAGGGTAACCCGAACGCCCTCATCGTCGGCGGTTACGTGATGGTCGGCGCGATCCTCACCAACAATGCGCCCGTAACACTGAAGGAAGTGACGCCGATTGCCCGCCTGACGGGTGAATATGAGGCCGTTGTCGTCCCGGCATCGTCGCCTATCAAGACCATGGCCGAACTCGTCGAGCAGCTGAAGAAAGATCCGGGCAGCGTGTCCTGGGGCGGCGGCTCGGCCGGCGGCACCGACCATATCGCCGTTGGCCTGATCGCCAAGGCGGCAGGGGTTGACCCCACCAAGATCAACTACATCGCCTATTCCGGCGGCGGCGAAGCACTTGCCTCGATCCTCGGTTCGCAGGTCACGGCTGGCGTTTCCGGCTACGGCGAATTCGAAGGCCAGGTCAAGGCCGGCACGCTGCGCCTTCTTGCCGTCACCAGCGAAAACCGTCTCGAAGGCGTCGACGCACCGACGCTGAAGGAAAGCGGTCTTGATGTCGTCGTGCAGAACTGGCGCATGGTTGCGGCTCCTCCCGGTATTTCCGCCGATCAGGAAAAGGCCGTCAATGCCGACATCGAAAAGCTGGTGAAGTCCGCCAAGTGGCAGGAAACCCTGAAGACCAAGGGCTGGATGGATACCTATCTCGCCGGTGACGCCTTCAAGGAACAGCTTGCCAAGGACACTGCCGCTACCGAAACCATCCTCAAAGACATCGGACTGGTGAAAAAATGA